One Methanohalophilus mahii DSM 5219 genomic window carries:
- a CDS encoding sensor histidine kinase produces the protein MKVYWATMPLKTKLILSIVIGLFLVLAATTAVIISTATFQQEKLAYQQSIETTKNIANKFNGDMQSNHAIGQTIANSMVEYESGNRDEVNAILKRLLVENPNLIGTYVAFEPNAFDGKDELYADTFGHDSTGRFIPYWTKIGGSLHLEPLLEYETLDYYQEPKNTKAEVITEPYLYQGELIVSYVTPVIRDGKFIGIGGVDVSLNYIDEDVNQVRVFDTGYALATSKTGILLSHPVHKEWIGTKTLTDFEDPEIVSMAKDIKNGTGGNIETLDPTTGKEVIMFYEPVKTGNYSFILVVPKDEMLAGVTALRNKLIIVSVIALFFMGGLGYMIALSVTKPIEDIVDDFKHISDGALHGKLDSRADTEVEVDFKEIPVGLNEILDALKKNSDELRKANEELKSLDRMKDEFLSNVSHELKTPLTLIKGYTELLCEGKMGQLNKEQIEVQNKVVRNAERLKRLVDSLLYLSKIQASNVEYVFETVHVKEIIEIILEDMRMIADLKGIELEMNLEEDLPKINGDKDKLTDMITNIVDNAIKFTPSGGKVTVTSFKKEGDIHIVVKDTGIGIPEDMIDNLFQRFYQLDASRTRKYGGTGLGLYISMTIAQAHHGDIWATSEGEGKGTEMHIEIPISNRNNHL, from the coding sequence ATGAAAGTGTACTGGGCTACCATGCCTTTGAAAACAAAGTTGATCCTTTCAATAGTCATAGGCCTTTTCTTGGTACTGGCAGCTACAACTGCAGTCATTATTTCTACAGCGACCTTCCAGCAGGAAAAACTGGCATACCAGCAATCGATTGAAACCACAAAAAACATCGCTAACAAGTTTAACGGCGACATGCAAAGTAATCATGCAATCGGACAGACAATTGCTAATTCCATGGTGGAGTACGAGTCGGGAAACAGGGATGAAGTTAATGCTATCCTGAAAAGATTGCTGGTTGAAAACCCCAACCTTATCGGAACTTATGTTGCTTTTGAACCGAATGCCTTTGACGGCAAAGATGAATTGTATGCCGATACCTTCGGGCATGACTCTACCGGCCGTTTCATACCCTACTGGACCAAAATCGGCGGGTCCCTACACCTTGAACCTTTACTTGAGTATGAAACACTGGACTATTATCAGGAGCCAAAGAATACAAAAGCTGAAGTTATTACCGAACCATATCTGTACCAGGGAGAATTGATTGTAAGTTATGTTACACCGGTTATCAGGGATGGGAAATTCATAGGCATAGGTGGTGTGGATGTTTCCCTGAATTACATTGACGAGGATGTTAACCAGGTAAGGGTCTTTGACACAGGATATGCACTTGCAACCAGTAAGACGGGAATCCTATTGTCCCATCCTGTACATAAGGAATGGATCGGAACAAAGACATTGACAGATTTTGAAGACCCGGAAATCGTTTCAATGGCAAAAGATATCAAAAACGGGACTGGGGGCAACATTGAAACTCTGGACCCTACTACGGGTAAAGAAGTAATAATGTTCTATGAACCAGTTAAAACCGGAAATTATTCTTTCATCCTGGTGGTACCAAAAGACGAAATGCTTGCGGGAGTAACGGCTCTCAGGAACAAACTGATTATTGTTTCTGTTATCGCTCTTTTTTTCATGGGGGGTCTGGGTTACATGATTGCATTATCCGTTACAAAGCCGATTGAGGATATTGTTGATGATTTCAAGCATATATCGGATGGTGCCCTGCATGGTAAACTTGATTCGAGAGCAGACACTGAAGTTGAGGTTGATTTTAAAGAAATACCTGTAGGTTTAAATGAGATTCTGGATGCACTCAAGAAGAATTCCGATGAACTGAGAAAAGCAAATGAGGAACTTAAATCGCTGGACAGGATGAAGGATGAGTTCCTTTCAAATGTCAGCCATGAACTGAAAACACCCCTTACATTAATCAAAGGATATACAGAACTGCTTTGTGAAGGAAAAATGGGACAACTCAATAAAGAGCAAATCGAAGTGCAAAATAAAGTTGTTCGCAATGCAGAAAGATTAAAGAGATTGGTTGATTCCCTCCTCTATCTGAGTAAGATACAGGCATCAAATGTAGAATATGTGTTTGAAACAGTACATGTTAAGGAAATTATAGAAATTATTTTAGAAGATATGAGAATGATAGCGGATCTAAAAGGGATTGAGCTGGAAATGAATTTGGAAGAAGATCTTCCCAAAATCAATGGTGACAAGGACAAACTCACGGACATGATTACAAACATCGTAGATAATGCCATCAAATTCACTCCCAGCGGAGGCAAAGTAACCGTTACCAGCTTCAAAAAAGAAGGGGACATACATATTGTTGTGAAAGATACAGGAATCGGTATCCCTGAAGACATGATCGATAATCTTTTTCAGCGTTTTTACCAGCTGGACGCCTCACGCACACGTAAGTATGGGGGAACCGGCCTGGGCCTTTATATTTCAATGACAATAGCACAAGCACACCACGGGGATATATGGGCCACAAGTGAGGGTGAAGGAAAGGGTACAGAAATGCACATAGAAATTCCCATATCAAATCGTAATAATCATTTATAA
- a CDS encoding phosphoribosyltransferase family protein produces MSIFKNRTDAGRKLAKKLSAYANRQNVIILALPRGGVPVAYEVARQLGVGMDIFLVRKLGFPGMRNWQWVPLQPMTSGC; encoded by the coding sequence ATGTCAATATTCAAGAATAGGACAGATGCCGGCCGGAAACTGGCCAAGAAATTATCAGCATATGCAAATCGGCAAAATGTGATTATATTAGCGCTTCCAAGGGGAGGGGTGCCGGTTGCATATGAGGTCGCACGACAGCTGGGGGTAGGGATGGACATTTTTCTGGTTCGCAAACTCGGGTTCCCGGGAATGAGGAACTGGCAATGGGTGCCATTGCAGCCGATGACATCCGGGTGCTGA
- a CDS encoding phosphoribosyltransferase, translated as MGAIAADDIRVLNEDIIRSFGISDRTIAEIAADERRELQRRERTYSKNRPRPDVENRTVILVDDGLATGATMWAAITAIRSRHPSQIVIAVPVASADKCRAFEDEVDRIISVATPDPFYGIGAWYGDFRQITDDEVSDMLEKASDLPAHREVNHG; from the coding sequence ATGGGTGCCATTGCAGCCGATGACATCCGGGTGCTGAACGAGGATATAATCAGATCCTTCGGGATATCCGACAGGACCATTGCCGAGATTGCGGCCGATGAGCGCCGTGAACTGCAAAGAAGGGAGCGAACCTACAGCAAGAATCGTCCCCGTCCAGATGTGGAAAACCGAACCGTGATCCTGGTTGATGATGGACTGGCCACCGGTGCCACCATGTGGGCCGCTATCACAGCAATCAGAAGCAGGCACCCATCGCAGATAGTGATTGCTGTCCCAGTTGCTTCCGCCGATAAGTGCAGGGCCTTTGAGGACGAGGTCGACCGGATCATCTCCGTTGCCACCCCAGATCCTTTCTATGGCATAGGTGCTTGGTACGGGGATTTCAGGCAGATAACGGATGATGAGGTCAGCGATATGCTGGAAAAGGCCTCAGACCTGCCAGCTCACAGGGAAGTTAACCATGGATAG
- a CDS encoding toll/interleukin-1 receptor domain-containing protein yields the protein MISRIYIAHCERDEKLAQELARTLWAVELENFSFLSKKTVGLSRAELINFGINHSDCVIAILSQEGVESPAVNQEVGLAVGRGQLIIPLLETGEELPVLIRHLHSIRFSRKNYENALGQVIHTIRQLTRLNWLKIKCPNCGEVMTQYIAPEEEVETALLAGNALKTICTYCEQHLSLNPQTLRPILADSAQP from the coding sequence ATGATATCCAGAATTTATATTGCTCATTGTGAGCGGGATGAAAAACTTGCCCAGGAATTGGCCCGTACCCTATGGGCCGTGGAACTGGAGAATTTTTCCTTCCTGTCTAAAAAAACTGTAGGACTCTCAAGAGCGGAACTAATAAATTTTGGTATAAATCATTCAGACTGTGTGATTGCCATCCTCAGTCAGGAAGGAGTGGAATCTCCAGCTGTGAATCAGGAGGTCGGCCTGGCGGTTGGAAGGGGTCAACTGATAATCCCCCTGCTGGAAACCGGGGAGGAACTGCCTGTCCTGATACGTCATCTGCACTCTATCCGTTTTTCCAGAAAGAACTATGAAAATGCACTGGGACAGGTAATACACACTATAAGGCAGCTCACCCGTCTGAACTGGCTAAAGATAAAATGTCCAAACTGTGGAGAAGTAATGACCCAATATATAGCTCCTGAAGAAGAAGTCGAAACAGCCCTGCTCGCAGGAAATGCTCTTAAAACCATATGCACCTACTGTGAACAACACCTTAGCCTGAATCCTCAGACACTGCGTCCTATATTAGCAGATTCCGCACAGCCTTAA
- a CDS encoding cupin domain-containing protein, with the protein MDKGFSKDLNELMQFPTEGIFSTVLAKSDNYNYTLMCLAGGTDIDEHTSTKTGVVQVLKGKGVFRLSGNEIEMKEGTFIFMPANAPHSLQAQEDLAVLLCLTK; encoded by the coding sequence ATGGACAAAGGATTTTCAAAAGATTTGAATGAATTGATGCAATTTCCCACAGAGGGAATCTTCAGTACAGTACTGGCAAAATCAGACAACTATAATTACACACTGATGTGTCTTGCAGGAGGAACGGATATTGATGAGCATACATCCACAAAAACAGGTGTGGTTCAGGTCCTGAAAGGAAAGGGTGTCTTCCGTTTATCTGGAAATGAAATCGAAATGAAAGAAGGTACATTCATATTCATGCCTGCAAACGCACCTCATTCCCTTCAAGCCCAGGAAGACCTCGCAGTACTTCTGTGTCTGACCAAATAA
- a CDS encoding GTP-binding protein, whose amino-acid sequence MKIILINGFPGSGKTTTIKEIANSFADKGKKLL is encoded by the coding sequence ATGAAGATAATACTCATAAATGGTTTTCCGGGAAGCGGGAAGACGACCACAATCAAGGAAATCGCAAATAGTTTTGCTGATAAGGGAAAAAAGTTGTTATAA
- a CDS encoding GTP-binding protein: MIFTEEGEVSYSDIKNTNIITKEVINACVPCSLRFNLESTLKTATSGSNPDFVIIELLSSASSSQIKASLEPMNIPDMSFAPIVNIVDPKTFITDVDKLPKFVIDRIREADIICLNKTESSKDENIRDVKDFLRNANPDSIIMDISAHNPDDDFKSFMDQLVNYDKS; this comes from the coding sequence ATAATATTTACCGAGGAAGGGGAAGTCAGTTATAGTGATATCAAAAACACAAATATAATCACAAAAGAAGTGATAAATGCCTGCGTTCCCTGCAGTCTCAGGTTCAATCTGGAAAGTACCTTGAAAACTGCAACCAGTGGATCAAATCCTGATTTTGTGATTATCGAACTTCTATCAAGTGCATCCTCGTCCCAGATAAAAGCAAGCCTTGAACCGATGAATATCCCTGATATGTCCTTTGCTCCTATCGTAAATATTGTAGATCCTAAAACTTTCATCACTGATGTTGATAAATTGCCCAAATTTGTCATCGACAGGATTAGAGAGGCCGATATAATCTGTTTGAACAAAACAGAATCTTCAAAAGATGAAAATATCAGAGATGTAAAAGATTTTCTCCGTAATGCCAATCCTGATTCAATCATAATGGATATTTCTGCACATAACCCTGATGACGATTTTAAATCTTTCATGGATCAATTAGTAAATTATGATAAATCATAA